The following coding sequences lie in one Metopolophium dirhodum isolate CAU chromosome 5, ASM1992520v1, whole genome shotgun sequence genomic window:
- the LOC132945881 gene encoding uncharacterized protein LOC132945881, producing the protein MNENIPLSAELPLTLQAIEFFRELKNELLNGQHNQFVRGDMICVGCFKRHVIEANRKMTMPFTQRILNQAMVPVTAFIHAVIVNPRADSSICVEVGMLLEQLISRLILSTDHIFEE; encoded by the coding sequence ATGAACGAGAACATACCATTGTCGGCAGAATTACCATTGACACTACAAGCAATAGAATTTTTCAGAGAGCTGAAAAACGAATTATTAAACGGGCAGCACAATCAGTTCGTCCGGGGGGATATGATTTGTGTAGGATGTTTTAAACGACATGTCATAGAGGCTAATAGGAAAATGACTATGCCGTTTACACAACGTATTTTAAATCAAGCTATGGTACCGGTAACTGCATTTATACACGCAGTAATTGTTAACCCTAGGGCGGATAGTTCAATCTGTGTAGAAGTCGGAATGCTTTTAGAGCAACTAATCTCACGACTTATATTATCCACGGACCATATATTCGAagagtaa
- the LOC132944287 gene encoding uncharacterized protein LOC132944287 — MDFEFTMINRTEILLVSGAISNSLEKYKPMKLEGNPLVLTQDDKLRRFRRRDLGKVVQTIKRVFRSKPNLTTPLLDQLYKSINHQGESTLSTVYLQKYLHIDNREPIIVFWNGTTDLTIVKRLRLRGILAFLNITAYSDRNNNEFNLKLTNIETIETLYSGYIGKLNKNGRMLNLLEAHGLVCNTNHHITHCHDPIADVILTKCVFDYVVTKIRPIYLYRLGRKY, encoded by the coding sequence ATGGATTTCGAATTCACTATGATCAATAGGACCGAAATATTATTGGTATCCGGCGCCATCTCCAacagtttagaaaaatataaaccgaTGAAACTGGAGGGGAATCCTCTTGTACTTACACAAGACGATAAGTTAAGGAGGTTCCGGCGCCGTGACTTGGGAAAAGTTGTGCAAACAATCAAAAGGGTATTCCGGAGTAAACCAAACTTGACCACACCATTGTTGGACCAattatacaaaagtataaaCCATCAGGGGGAGTCGACTTTGTCAACGGTATACCTACAGAAATATTTGCACATCGATAACAGGGAgccaataatagttttttggaACGGAACGACAGATCTAACAATTGTAAAAAGATTAAGGTTAAGGGGTATTTTagcgtttttaaatataacggcGTACAGTGATaggaataataatgaatttaatttaaaactaactaaCATAGAAACAATAGAAACCTTATATTCAGGGTACATaggaaaacttaataaaaacggCAGGATGTTAAACTTATTAGAAGCACATGGATTGGTGTGCAATACGAATCATCATATCACGCATTGTCACGATCCAATTGCTGATGTAATTTTAACCAAATGCGTTTTTGACTATGTAGTCACGAAAATAAGGccgatatatttgtatagactaggtagaaaatat